From Enterococcus wangshanyuanii, the proteins below share one genomic window:
- a CDS encoding histidine phosphatase family protein yields the protein MTTFYFVRHGKTELNLSLRFQGGEIDSPLLPIGIEQAIQAGRYLSDVSFDLAAVSTQKRAMDTANYILKENKYLDGLTLRYQDKLREIKFGKREGAEIDHTDEQTSYLRQRPDLYDPSNFGGETIDSLVSRSTETIEKLSEEFPDGTILIVAHGVLLITLINSLIGKPKANWREGGPLANTSITIVEKTDQYRLKTFNDISYQTKTEEA from the coding sequence ATGACAACCTTTTATTTTGTCAGACATGGGAAAACGGAACTTAATTTAAGTTTACGATTTCAAGGTGGAGAGATCGATTCACCATTATTACCGATAGGTATTGAACAGGCAATTCAAGCAGGACGCTATTTAAGTGATGTTTCTTTTGATCTGGCAGCAGTCAGCACACAAAAACGAGCGATGGATACAGCCAATTATATTTTAAAGGAAAATAAGTATTTGGATGGCTTGACCTTACGCTATCAAGATAAATTGCGAGAAATCAAATTTGGTAAACGTGAAGGAGCAGAGATCGATCATACAGATGAGCAGACTTCATATTTACGTCAACGTCCTGATCTATATGATCCGTCAAACTTTGGCGGTGAAACGATCGACTCATTAGTGTCACGATCGACTGAGACGATTGAAAAATTAAGTGAAGAATTTCCAGATGGAACGATTTTGATCGTGGCTCATGGCGTTTTACTGATTACATTGATCAATTCATTGATTGGCAAGCCAAAAGCTAATTGGCGTGAAGGCGGTCCATTAGCGAACACAAGCATAACAATTGTTGAAAAAACAGATCAGTACCGTTTAAAGACATTCAATGATATTTCCTATCAAACAAAAACAGAAGAAGCATAG
- a CDS encoding response regulator transcription factor: MITILVVEDDKNIRKLLVTLLKQSGYQTLQAQNGFEALELLREQPIDLLVLDVMMPQLDGYQTVEKIRTIDTQLPIMMVTAKGLPIDRRQGFISGTDDYLVKPIDEEEFLLRIKALLRRSNGEVEAKIHLGNTTIDKNSLSIRSGQHYQELPKKEFQLLYKLLSYPNKIFTRQQLLDDIWGIDSMADERTIDVHIKRLREKTADNPDFTLVTIRGLGYKAVKHEET, from the coding sequence ATGATTACGATTTTAGTTGTAGAAGATGACAAGAATATTCGCAAACTACTGGTGACGCTCTTGAAACAAAGCGGTTATCAAACTCTTCAGGCTCAAAATGGGTTTGAAGCGCTAGAGCTTTTAAGGGAACAACCAATTGATTTATTAGTTTTAGATGTAATGATGCCTCAGCTCGATGGATATCAAACGGTGGAAAAAATTAGAACAATAGATACGCAATTGCCGATCATGATGGTCACTGCTAAAGGGCTGCCGATCGATCGTCGTCAAGGGTTTATTTCTGGCACAGATGATTATTTGGTAAAGCCGATCGATGAAGAGGAATTTTTGCTGCGGATCAAAGCTTTGTTGAGAAGGAGTAATGGCGAAGTAGAAGCAAAAATTCATTTAGGTAATACGACGATCGATAAAAATAGCTTATCGATCCGATCAGGTCAGCACTATCAAGAATTACCGAAAAAAGAATTTCAGTTGCTATATAAGTTATTGTCTTATCCAAACAAAATTTTTACACGACAACAATTATTAGACGATATTTGGGGAATCGATAGCATGGCTGATGAGAGAACGATCGATGTTCATATCAAGCGGTTACGGGAAAAAACAGCCGATAATCCTGATTTTACTCTTGTGACTATTCGAGGATTAGGCTATAAGGCGGTGAAACATGAGGAGACGTAA
- a CDS encoding ATP-binding cassette domain-containing protein, with product MLQVKNVKKSYTTGEFTQVALDGVDINFRENEFVAILGQSGSGKTTLLNIIGGLDQYDSGDLIINGKSTKNFKDGDWDAYRNNSVGFVFQSYNLITHLSILDNVEMGMTLSGVSSDEKKKRAVEVLERVGLKDHLHKRPNQLSGGQMQRVAIARALANDPDIILADEPTGALDTTTSEQIMDLIKEIADDKLVIMVTHNPELAEQYADRIVNFRDGHVLHDSNPYLEAEDSSHYELKKTSMSFWTALKLSGKNIATKKWRTGLTAFAASIGIIGIALILSLSNGFQKQIDAFQSDALAEFPIIVSQQAVNMDEESLSEMRAEGPLTKKDFVKSDEVYLYNPEENSVTHKNNINQEYLDYLNKIDADSVRSIGYTRVVGMNLLRKVDETVSPVSVSSSTAGNGGGQGSSSASSGMTSMNGVGLSSYPAPFKKGEESYLEKNYDVLAGAYPKSDTEMVLVVDNKNRIDENSMKNLGFDIENIDSIKFDDIVGTELKLIDNDQYYEKTNLGNFVPKNNYAEMYDNAGMTLKISAVVRQKEDVQVAMLGQGIAYSDTLVEEIIDREKDSDIVKAQKDSDVNVMTMEQLDADAKQSLLAYLGGDASPMMVYIYPKDFDTKDQIVDYLDDYNDGKENKDKVVYTDLASTVTEMTGGIMNGITLVLVAFASISLIVSLIMVGIITYISVLERTKEIGVLRALGARKKDITRVFNAETLIIGACSGLLGIIIAYALTFPVNQVIENMTSLTNVAQLNPIHALLLVAISIILTLIGGSIPARMAAKKDPVEALRSE from the coding sequence ATGTTACAAGTAAAAAATGTAAAAAAGAGTTACACGACCGGTGAATTTACCCAAGTCGCTTTAGATGGTGTCGACATTAATTTTAGAGAAAACGAATTTGTCGCGATCCTTGGACAAAGCGGTTCTGGTAAAACGACCTTATTAAATATTATAGGCGGTCTAGATCAATACGACAGCGGGGATTTGATCATCAATGGCAAGTCTACTAAAAATTTTAAAGACGGGGATTGGGATGCCTACCGTAATAACAGTGTTGGTTTTGTCTTTCAAAGCTACAATCTGATCACTCATTTAAGCATTTTAGATAATGTAGAGATGGGGATGACACTAAGTGGTGTATCTTCAGATGAGAAAAAGAAACGTGCTGTAGAAGTATTAGAACGTGTTGGATTGAAAGACCACCTGCACAAAAGACCCAATCAATTATCCGGCGGTCAAATGCAGCGTGTGGCAATCGCTCGTGCGTTAGCTAATGATCCGGATATCATCTTAGCAGACGAACCTACAGGAGCCTTAGATACAACGACCAGCGAACAGATCATGGATCTGATCAAAGAAATCGCGGACGATAAATTAGTGATCATGGTTACCCATAATCCTGAGTTAGCTGAACAATATGCTGATAGAATCGTCAATTTCAGAGATGGACATGTACTTCATGACTCAAATCCTTATTTAGAAGCAGAAGACAGCAGTCACTATGAATTGAAAAAAACGAGTATGAGCTTCTGGACCGCCTTAAAGCTTTCAGGAAAAAATATCGCTACTAAAAAATGGCGAACAGGCCTGACTGCTTTTGCGGCAAGCATCGGCATTATAGGTATTGCCTTGATTTTAAGCTTGTCTAACGGCTTTCAAAAACAAATCGATGCTTTTCAAAGTGATGCTTTAGCTGAATTTCCGATCATCGTTTCTCAACAGGCGGTCAATATGGATGAAGAATCCTTAAGTGAAATGCGGGCAGAAGGTCCTCTGACTAAAAAAGATTTCGTCAAATCTGATGAAGTTTATTTATATAATCCAGAAGAAAATAGTGTGACACACAAAAACAATATCAATCAAGAATACTTGGATTACTTAAATAAAATCGATGCTGATTCCGTCCGCAGTATTGGCTACACTCGGGTCGTTGGAATGAATCTGCTTCGTAAAGTCGATGAAACAGTTTCCCCTGTCTCTGTTTCCTCTAGTACGGCCGGAAATGGCGGAGGTCAAGGTTCAAGCAGCGCCAGTTCTGGTATGACCAGTATGAATGGCGTTGGTCTTTCTTCTTATCCAGCACCATTCAAAAAAGGAGAAGAATCCTATCTTGAAAAAAATTATGATGTCTTAGCAGGAGCTTATCCTAAATCGGATACTGAAATGGTTCTTGTTGTCGACAATAAAAATCGAATCGATGAAAACTCAATGAAAAATCTTGGCTTTGATATAGAAAATATCGACTCGATCAAATTCGATGATATCGTAGGAACTGAACTAAAACTGATCGATAATGATCAATACTATGAAAAAACCAACTTAGGGAATTTCGTCCCTAAAAATAATTATGCAGAAATGTATGATAACGCTGGAATGACACTGAAAATCTCAGCAGTCGTCCGTCAAAAAGAAGATGTGCAAGTTGCAATGTTAGGTCAAGGAATCGCCTACAGTGACACACTTGTTGAAGAGATCATCGATCGGGAAAAAGACTCGGACATCGTCAAAGCGCAAAAAGATTCAGATGTGAACGTTATGACGATGGAACAATTAGATGCTGATGCTAAACAAAGCTTGCTTGCTTATCTTGGCGGAGATGCTTCACCAATGATGGTTTATATTTATCCAAAAGACTTTGATACAAAAGATCAAATCGTTGATTATCTAGATGACTATAATGATGGTAAAGAAAATAAAGATAAAGTAGTTTATACTGACTTAGCCAGCACAGTGACTGAAATGACTGGCGGGATCATGAACGGAATCACACTTGTATTAGTCGCCTTTGCTTCTATTTCATTAATCGTTTCATTGATCATGGTTGGGATCATCACTTACATTTCTGTTCTAGAACGCACGAAGGAAATCGGTGTGTTAAGAGCTTTAGGAGCAAGAAAGAAAGACATCACACGTGTCTTCAATGCTGAAACACTGATCATCGGTGCATGCTCTGGTTTGTTAGGCATCATCATTGCTTATGCATTGACGTTCCCTGTCAATCAAGTCATTGAAAATATGACTAGCCTAACCAACGTGGCACAATTAAATCCGATCCACGCTTTATTATTGGTCGCAATCAGTATTATTTTGACTTTGATCGGCGGATCGATTCCGGCTAGAATGGCTGCGAAGAAAGATCCTGTAGAAGCATTACGATCAGAATAA
- a CDS encoding MazG nucleotide pyrophosphohydrolase domain-containing protein, whose translation MELKEYQHWISDFYKQRGWYDLEPFIRVGFLAEETGEVARAVRALEIGRDRPDEPDKATEECIQELTEELGDVLDNIFILADKYDIRLENILTSHKKKLEARFTNINQ comes from the coding sequence ATGGAGCTTAAAGAGTATCAACATTGGATCAGTGATTTTTATAAACAACGCGGCTGGTACGATCTTGAGCCATTCATTCGTGTCGGCTTTTTAGCTGAGGAAACTGGGGAAGTTGCTCGTGCTGTACGGGCATTGGAAATTGGTCGAGATCGACCTGACGAACCAGATAAGGCAACAGAAGAATGTATTCAAGAATTGACAGAAGAATTAGGTGATGTGCTTGATAACATTTTTATTTTGGCGGATAAATATGATATTCGCCTAGAAAATATCTTAACGTCACACAAGAAAAAATTAGAAGCCCGTTTCACTAACATCAATCAATGA
- a CDS encoding 5'-nucleotidase C-terminal domain-containing protein: MKYMKNWLALSIWLFFCFAFPAVTLAEEQHQTPDVLPVQVLGINDFHGALSDAAFLSSNLAAETNAFKTKNQNGFSFRVQAGDMVGSSPVNSSLLQDEPTIKAMNRMSFDYGTLGNHEFDEGLAEFNRILTGTAPSKGVFNLETENYPREASTQQMLIANVRRKSDQSIPYSWQPYAIKELTIDQQKLSIGFIGIVTKNIPDLVSKKYYEEYSFLDEAETIAAYSQELRNQGVQAIIVLAHSGQGETIIHKLNQIAPEHSVDILFDGHSHKEINTVTGKTRIVQSGANGNFFSNVTGYLDANTKDFIETPQAQLKRVDRSIQKDPAVETITTDADQQIEGLANQIISYADTTILKKENQWKESALGNLVADAQTAIAVKEGFPVEGALVNTGSLRADLTVESDRSIRYGAAHRVQPFGNPLYVVQLSGKQLTELLNQQYQNNQKNSLQIAGISYQYTNYYDPKQPYILTKLMKKNKTVIAPDHLVTVVVNEYIYTSTVFNPILTKGKLLGVLENNDTDAFIHYLKEQKEHGQSLSPKIENRKSYTPFHPENDFSYHTHVQDYGWQPYVTNAQTSGTTGKYKRLEAIQIKLNASIDGTIQYKTHIQDYGWQGWREKNALSGTTGKSKRLEAIQIRLNGALSSYYDIHYRVHSQDYGWLGWAKNGQSSGTQGFSKRLEAIQIKIVKKNTALPVNNRAPFIKK, encoded by the coding sequence ATGAAGTACATGAAAAATTGGTTGGCTTTATCAATCTGGTTGTTTTTTTGTTTCGCTTTTCCTGCTGTTACTTTAGCCGAGGAACAGCATCAAACACCTGATGTATTGCCTGTGCAGGTGTTGGGGATCAATGACTTTCACGGCGCATTATCCGATGCAGCTTTTCTTTCTAGTAATTTAGCAGCGGAAACCAATGCGTTTAAAACTAAAAATCAGAATGGCTTCTCATTTAGAGTTCAAGCTGGTGATATGGTTGGCAGCAGCCCAGTCAATTCGAGCTTACTTCAAGACGAACCAACAATCAAAGCAATGAATAGAATGTCTTTTGATTATGGTACTTTGGGCAATCATGAATTTGATGAAGGATTAGCTGAATTTAATCGGATTCTTACAGGTACTGCTCCATCAAAGGGAGTCTTTAACTTAGAGACTGAAAACTACCCTAGAGAAGCTAGCACACAACAAATGCTGATCGCCAATGTCCGCAGAAAAAGTGATCAGTCAATCCCTTACAGTTGGCAGCCTTATGCAATCAAAGAACTGACGATCGATCAACAAAAACTATCGATTGGATTCATCGGCATCGTAACAAAAAACATTCCTGATCTCGTTTCAAAAAAATACTATGAAGAATATTCTTTCTTAGATGAAGCAGAAACGATCGCGGCATATAGTCAGGAATTAAGAAATCAAGGCGTTCAAGCCATTATTGTTCTGGCCCATTCAGGTCAAGGGGAAACAATCATTCATAAGTTAAACCAAATTGCCCCTGAACATAGTGTAGATATTTTGTTTGATGGACATAGCCATAAAGAAATAAATACCGTTACAGGAAAAACTCGAATCGTTCAAAGCGGCGCTAATGGAAATTTTTTTAGTAACGTAACTGGATATCTCGATGCTAACACAAAAGATTTCATAGAAACGCCTCAAGCACAACTAAAAAGAGTTGATCGATCTATACAAAAAGATCCTGCTGTTGAAACAATTACTACAGATGCCGACCAACAAATCGAAGGCTTGGCAAACCAGATCATTAGTTATGCTGATACCACTATTTTAAAAAAGGAAAATCAATGGAAAGAATCTGCTTTGGGGAATTTAGTTGCGGATGCACAAACCGCAATTGCCGTGAAAGAAGGTTTTCCGGTAGAGGGGGCTCTGGTCAACACGGGTAGTTTACGGGCTGATCTTACAGTTGAATCAGATCGATCGATTCGCTATGGTGCTGCTCATCGTGTTCAACCATTTGGAAATCCTTTATATGTCGTTCAGCTTTCTGGAAAACAACTGACAGAATTGTTGAATCAACAATATCAAAACAACCAGAAAAACTCTCTTCAAATTGCTGGGATTTCGTATCAATACACAAATTATTATGACCCAAAACAACCTTATATTCTAACAAAACTCATGAAAAAAAATAAAACAGTGATTGCCCCTGACCACTTAGTCACAGTCGTTGTTAATGAATATATTTACACAAGTACCGTTTTCAACCCGATACTTACTAAAGGAAAACTGCTAGGTGTTTTAGAAAATAATGATACAGACGCTTTTATCCACTATTTAAAAGAGCAAAAGGAACACGGACAGTCGCTCAGTCCTAAAATTGAAAATAGAAAGTCCTATACACCCTTTCATCCGGAAAACGATTTTAGTTACCATACTCATGTTCAAGATTATGGCTGGCAACCGTATGTCACAAATGCTCAAACAAGTGGAACGACTGGTAAATACAAACGTTTAGAAGCGATTCAAATCAAATTGAACGCCTCGATAGATGGTACGATTCAATATAAAACACATATTCAGGACTATGGCTGGCAAGGATGGAGAGAAAAAAACGCACTGAGCGGAACAACGGGTAAGTCAAAACGACTGGAAGCCATTCAAATTCGTTTAAACGGCGCTCTTTCCAGTTATTATGATATCCATTATCGTGTCCACAGTCAGGATTACGGCTGGTTAGGCTGGGCAAAAAATGGACAATCTTCTGGAACTCAAGGGTTTTCTAAGCGTCTAGAAGCTATCCAAATCAAGATCGTCAAAAAAAACACTGCTCTTCCTGTAAATAACCGTGCCCCATTCATAAAAAAATAA
- a CDS encoding GNAT family N-acetyltransferase: MSEEIIVRPVEEADFPMLLEIENSIWTNENSPVLHYYASVDEYKEKVSDRRIFVAADAQKVHGFIDVHYPTPLLAHKKQWMLGIGVHPQSQSLGIGKKLLDHVKEAGKKEYIHKLSLRVMGANSRAIQFYRKNGFIQEGLFKDEFFIDGRFCDDYQFAFFID; the protein is encoded by the coding sequence ATGTCAGAAGAAATCATTGTTCGCCCAGTTGAGGAAGCTGACTTTCCTATGCTGCTTGAAATAGAAAACAGTATTTGGACGAATGAAAATTCACCCGTACTTCATTATTATGCGTCTGTAGATGAATATAAAGAAAAAGTTTCAGACCGTAGGATTTTTGTTGCAGCTGATGCTCAGAAAGTTCATGGCTTCATCGATGTTCACTATCCTACACCATTACTTGCACATAAAAAACAATGGATGCTGGGAATTGGTGTCCATCCTCAAAGTCAATCTTTAGGCATCGGCAAAAAATTATTAGATCATGTAAAAGAAGCTGGAAAAAAAGAGTACATCCATAAACTTTCGCTCCGTGTCATGGGTGCCAATTCTAGAGCGATCCAATTTTATCGAAAAAATGGGTTTATTCAGGAAGGTCTATTCAAGGATGAATTTTTCATTGATGGTCGATTTTGCGATGACTATCAATTTGCCTTTTTTATCGATTAA
- a CDS encoding TIGR00730 family Rossman fold protein produces the protein MKKMAVYCGASVGNKSIYEERTKELGQWMGQQGYGLVYGGGNVGLMGILADEVLSAGGEAVGVMPTFLLDRELAHQKLSEMHIVQDMHERKRQMIDLADCYLALPGGPGTLEEISEVVSWGRVGEHQNPCIFFNVNGYYDLLAAFFDKMVDEDFLTKADREKIFFSDDLAEIGQFIENYTPPVVRSYK, from the coding sequence ATGAAAAAGATGGCCGTGTATTGTGGGGCTAGTGTAGGGAATAAATCGATTTATGAAGAACGAACAAAAGAATTGGGTCAATGGATGGGCCAGCAAGGGTATGGTCTTGTATATGGCGGCGGAAATGTTGGTTTGATGGGAATATTGGCAGATGAGGTACTTTCTGCTGGCGGAGAAGCCGTGGGTGTGATGCCGACATTTTTATTGGATCGTGAGTTGGCGCATCAAAAGCTTAGCGAAATGCATATTGTGCAAGACATGCATGAGAGAAAACGACAGATGATCGATTTAGCTGATTGCTATCTAGCATTGCCAGGAGGACCAGGGACATTAGAAGAAATATCTGAAGTTGTTTCATGGGGGAGAGTTGGGGAACATCAGAATCCCTGTATTTTTTTCAATGTAAATGGATACTATGATTTACTGGCGGCTTTCTTTGATAAAATGGTTGATGAAGATTTTTTAACAAAAGCAGATCGAGAAAAAATCTTCTTTTCAGATGATTTAGCAGAGATTGGACAGTTTATTGAGAACTACACACCGCCCGTTGTTCGCTCGTACAAGTAA
- a CDS encoding sensor histidine kinase, giving the protein MRRRKSLNIQFVWTIFLILVSTSLISGLIFLLFMKIGIIKSFSGYPMLRLGITLFSCVIIGTIISMIVSKRILKPINDLVKGTEEIAKGNFDIYVENTTVNNELSALIDSFNSMASELKNVDTVHNDFITNFSHEFKTPMVSIRGFAKQLNNPELSEIERQESVAIILEETERLTNLSMNILLLSKIENQQQLTLKKNAFYLDEQLRMCILVLQGLWEEKNIDWSLELTHMSIVADEELLTQLWLNLIKNAIKYSHPNGTISISCYAFGSDIKVIVKDSGVGMSDYERRHVFDKFYQGDASHHTMGNGLGLTIAARVVQLHSGKINVKSKEHEGATFITILPTK; this is encoded by the coding sequence ATGAGGAGACGTAAATCGCTAAATATTCAGTTTGTTTGGACGATCTTTCTGATTTTGGTTTCGACAAGCTTGATCTCTGGGTTGATTTTTTTACTATTCATGAAAATCGGCATAATCAAGTCATTTTCGGGCTATCCGATGCTACGTTTAGGGATCACTTTGTTTTCCTGTGTCATTATCGGGACGATTATTTCGATGATCGTTAGTAAACGCATTTTAAAGCCGATCAATGATTTAGTAAAAGGAACAGAGGAAATTGCTAAGGGAAACTTTGATATCTATGTGGAAAATACAACGGTAAATAATGAGTTGAGTGCTTTGATCGATAGTTTTAATTCGATGGCTTCAGAATTGAAAAATGTTGATACGGTTCATAATGATTTCATCACTAATTTTTCTCATGAGTTCAAGACGCCAATGGTTTCGATCCGCGGATTTGCTAAACAGCTGAATAATCCTGAATTATCAGAAATAGAGAGACAAGAAAGTGTAGCGATCATTTTAGAAGAAACGGAACGTTTGACTAATCTATCGATGAATATTTTACTACTATCAAAAATAGAGAATCAGCAACAGTTGACACTGAAAAAAAATGCTTTTTACCTAGATGAGCAGCTGCGCATGTGTATATTGGTTTTGCAAGGACTTTGGGAGGAAAAAAATATTGACTGGTCTTTAGAGTTGACCCATATGTCTATCGTTGCCGATGAAGAATTACTAACTCAACTTTGGCTGAACTTGATCAAAAATGCAATCAAATACTCTCACCCGAATGGAACGATCTCCATTAGTTGCTATGCTTTTGGCAGTGATATCAAAGTAATTGTAAAGGATAGTGGAGTAGGGATGAGCGATTATGAACGCAGACATGTATTTGATAAGTTTTATCAAGGCGATGCTTCGCATCATACGATGGGAAATGGACTAGGCTTAACCATCGCGGCTCGAGTCGTTCAATTGCATAGTGGGAAAATCAATGTGAAATCTAAAGAACATGAAGGTGCTACATTTATAACGATTTTACCAACTAAGTAG
- a CDS encoding amino acid ABC transporter ATP-binding protein → MSAIIEVEHLRKSFGENEVLKDINVTVNKGEVVTIIGSSGSGKSTLLRCINLLEKPTGGKIIYNDENVLERGYNLPKYRTHLGMVFQSFNLFNNMNVLENCTSGQITVLKREKEEARKIAMENLEKVGMGRFIDAKPSQLSGGQKQRVAIARALSMNPDVMLFDEPTSALDPEMVGEVLKTMKDLAHTGLTMIIVTHEMAFAKEVSDRVIFMDKGVIAEEGTAEDIFVHPKEERTKEFLHRILSQNQ, encoded by the coding sequence ATGAGTGCAATTATTGAAGTTGAACATTTACGAAAAAGCTTCGGTGAAAATGAAGTATTAAAAGATATCAATGTAACAGTCAATAAAGGTGAAGTTGTAACGATCATCGGGTCTTCTGGTTCAGGAAAATCAACATTATTGCGTTGTATCAACTTACTAGAAAAGCCTACTGGCGGAAAAATCATTTATAATGATGAAAATGTACTCGAACGTGGTTACAATTTACCAAAATACCGAACACATTTAGGCATGGTTTTTCAATCATTCAATTTATTCAACAACATGAATGTATTAGAAAACTGTACATCTGGGCAGATCACTGTCTTAAAACGCGAGAAAGAAGAAGCACGTAAAATTGCGATGGAAAACCTTGAAAAAGTTGGTATGGGCCGTTTTATCGATGCCAAACCATCACAGCTTTCCGGTGGGCAAAAACAGCGTGTAGCAATTGCTCGTGCCTTATCGATGAATCCTGATGTGATGCTATTCGATGAGCCAACCTCTGCGTTGGATCCTGAAATGGTCGGGGAAGTTTTAAAAACCATGAAAGATCTTGCTCATACTGGTTTGACGATGATCATCGTGACGCACGAAATGGCCTTTGCCAAAGAAGTTTCTGATCGTGTGATTTTTATGGATAAAGGGGTCATCGCAGAAGAAGGAACTGCTGAAGATATTTTTGTTCATCCAAAAGAAGAACGAACAAAAGAATTTTTACACCGTATTTTATCTCAAAATCAATGA
- the brnQ gene encoding branched-chain amino acid transport system II carrier protein, with protein sequence MTKKLSWREYLYVGSMLFGLFFGAGNLIFPVHMGQEAGANIFLANLGFLITGIGLPFLGVIAIGISKSNGVFDLATRVNRRYAVGFTVLLYLTIGPFFALPRLATTSFEIGLAPFISTGQQKIFLAIFSAGFFLVAWALSRKPSKLLDYVGKFLNPLFLFLLAILLLFAFLNPLGSISTAEVGNAYTENPFFKGFTEGYNTLDALASLAFGIIIVSTIKGMGVEKPNDIAKDTIKSGAVSIILMGIIYTLLSYMGTMSLGGFPLSENGGIALAQIANHYLGNLGSILLAFIVILACLKTAIGLITAFSETFAELFPKKSYAFYIAAASILPCLFANVGLTNIIQFSIPVLMFIYPLAMTLMLLVIISPLFQHRQEVYQMTTYVTLLAALLDALNSAPDSFKSLGFVTAILDAANVYLPLFTIGMGWVVPAILGFIIGIFWTMIKKTPSAE encoded by the coding sequence GTGACAAAGAAATTATCGTGGCGTGAATACCTTTATGTAGGGTCTATGCTATTTGGTTTATTTTTCGGAGCAGGAAATTTGATTTTCCCTGTTCATATGGGACAAGAAGCAGGGGCCAATATTTTTCTTGCCAATCTTGGCTTTTTGATCACAGGTATTGGTCTGCCTTTTCTAGGCGTTATTGCAATCGGGATTTCTAAAAGCAATGGTGTTTTTGATTTAGCCACTCGAGTGAATAGACGCTATGCCGTTGGATTTACTGTACTGCTTTATCTAACGATCGGACCTTTTTTTGCTCTACCTCGTTTGGCAACAACTTCTTTTGAGATTGGACTTGCTCCTTTTATTTCTACTGGTCAACAAAAAATATTTTTAGCTATTTTTTCAGCTGGCTTCTTTTTGGTTGCTTGGGCTTTATCACGTAAGCCATCAAAATTATTAGATTATGTAGGCAAATTTTTAAATCCATTATTTTTATTTTTATTAGCCATCTTACTTTTGTTTGCCTTTTTAAATCCACTGGGAAGCATTTCAACTGCTGAGGTCGGCAATGCCTATACAGAAAATCCTTTCTTTAAAGGATTCACTGAAGGCTATAATACACTGGATGCACTTGCCTCTTTAGCCTTTGGGATCATTATTGTTTCAACGATCAAAGGAATGGGTGTTGAAAAACCGAATGACATAGCAAAGGATACGATTAAATCTGGTGCGGTCAGTATTATTTTAATGGGGATCATTTATACATTATTGTCTTATATGGGGACGATGAGTTTGGGTGGATTTCCATTAAGTGAAAATGGCGGGATCGCATTGGCTCAAATCGCCAACCACTATTTGGGGAATTTAGGGAGTATTCTACTTGCCTTTATCGTTATATTAGCTTGCTTAAAGACAGCGATCGGTCTGATCACTGCCTTCTCTGAAACGTTTGCTGAGCTTTTTCCAAAAAAATCCTATGCATTCTATATTGCAGCTGCTAGTATTTTACCTTGCTTATTTGCAAATGTCGGTTTAACAAATATCATTCAGTTTTCAATTCCTGTTTTGATGTTTATCTATCCTTTGGCTATGACTTTGATGCTTTTGGTTATTATCAGTCCCTTATTTCAACATCGGCAAGAGGTCTATCAGATGACAACTTATGTTACTTTGCTAGCTGCTTTACTAGATGCTTTAAACAGCGCTCCTGATTCCTTTAAAAGCCTTGGTTTTGTGACTGCGATTTTAGATGCAGCGAATGTGTACCTTCCTTTATTTACAATTGGTATGGGCTGGGTAGTTCCTGCGATCCTTGGATTTATTATTGGTATTTTCTGGACGATGATCAAGAAAACACCGTCAGCTGAATAA